Part of the Longimicrobium sp. genome is shown below.
CCGATGGACAGGTGCCCCGAGGTGATGAGCACCGCGCCGGTGAAGATGGCGCGCCGGAGGCCCAGCAGCCGGTCGGCGATCCACCCGCCGGGGAGCGACGCCAGGTACACGCAGGCGCCGTAGATGCCCACGATGGCCGACGCCTGCCCGCGGTCGAACCCGAAGCCGCCCTCGGCCAGCGCGGCGGCCATGAACAGCACCAGCAGCGGGCGCAGCCCGTAGTACGAGAAGCGCTCCCACATCTCCGTGAAGAAGAGCGTGGAGAGGCCGCGCGGGTGGCCGAAGAACGAGCGGTCTTCCGAAGGCGGCGCGGGAACTCGCGGGCGTTGCAGGGTGGCGGACATGGGCGCTCGGGGCTAGTGGGGTGTGGGCCGGTGCCGAACGGCGTCCTGGCCGGGTGAAAGCGTGTGGCGCGTTCCCGGCCGGAAGGCGGGAAGCGCGCGGAGCGAGCGGGGTGCCGACGCGGAAAGCGTGGAATCTAGGGATGCTCCCGGATTCCCGCCATATTGCGCCGCCCGCCGCGGGGGCGCATCGTCAGCGCCCATCGCAGGCGCGGCCACGCGGGCGCGCGCCGCCGGACCGGCCACGGCGTACCGCGAATGCCGCATCAAAGTTCCTCTCCCACAGCAAGTTCCGTGACCGGCGCCGTGCCGTTCGCCGCTGAGCTCGCCCTCGCGCAAGGCGCCGCCGCCGCGGCCGGCGCGCTCATCTCGGCGCGCACCGGAGCGGACCACGTTCGCGAGAAGGGGCGCGCCGATCTGGTCACCGAGGTGGACGAAGCGGCCGAGCGCCTGATCGTGCAGCACATCCGCGCCCGCTTCCCCGGCGACGCGGTGGTGGGCGAGGAAACCGCCTCCGCGGCCGTCACCCAGGGGAGACGGTGGATCGTCGATCCGGTGGACGGCACCACCAACTTCGTGCACGGGCACCCCTTCGTGGCCGTCAGCATCGCGCTGGTGGACGACGAGGGCCCCGCCGTGGGCGTGGTCGCCGCGCCGCTGCTGGGCGAGACCTTCCACGCCGTCCGCGGCGGCGGCGCGTTCGTGAACGGCGAGCGGATGACGGTGAGCGAGGTCGGCGAGTTCGGCCGCTCGCTGCTGGCGACGGGCTTTCCCTTCAAGCAGGGGAAGGGGGATCTGGATGCCTACATGCTCCTGGTCGCCGACGCGGTGCGGAGCACGCA
Proteins encoded:
- a CDS encoding inositol monophosphatase family protein, coding for MPFAAELALAQGAAAAAGALISARTGADHVREKGRADLVTEVDEAAERLIVQHIRARFPGDAVVGEETASAAVTQGRRWIVDPVDGTTNFVHGHPFVAVSIALVDDEGPAVGVVAAPLLGETFHAVRGGGAFVNGERMTVSEVGEFGRSLLATGFPFKQGKGDLDAYMLLVADAVRSTHDVRRAGSAALDLAFTAAGRVDGFFEVGLAPWDVAAGILLVTEAGGRITGWPGDAEPPLATGRILASNGRIHPDLEALAARWVERIAE